A genomic region of Halococcus hamelinensis 100A6 contains the following coding sequences:
- a CDS encoding DUF7529 family protein codes for MTEDNPFERVVEPWEAVMEDMAATATGYREAGYSVLELHPGDVAVENDERYGLDVLVPGEEYDELERVTAAATFDSYEVYHAREAGMTFLLLVLTDPEAEQAVCCPAYYDDRDVEALERRSHAEGAMHTHVRPLDDETWVTFTHDEPDLFFPDTPDE; via the coding sequence GTGACGGAGGACAACCCGTTCGAGCGCGTCGTGGAACCCTGGGAGGCGGTGATGGAGGACATGGCGGCCACCGCCACGGGCTACCGCGAGGCGGGATACTCGGTGCTCGAACTCCACCCCGGCGACGTCGCGGTCGAGAACGACGAACGCTACGGCCTCGACGTCCTCGTCCCGGGCGAGGAGTACGACGAACTCGAACGCGTCACCGCGGCGGCGACCTTCGATTCCTACGAGGTCTACCACGCGCGGGAGGCGGGGATGACGTTCCTCCTGCTCGTGCTCACCGACCCCGAGGCCGAGCAGGCGGTCTGCTGTCCGGCCTACTACGACGACCGGGACGTCGAGGCCCTCGAACGTCGGAGCCACGCGGAGGGCGCGATGCACACCCACGTCCGCCCGCTCGACGACGAGACGTGGGTGACGTTCACCCACGACGAACCGGACCTGTTCTTCCCCGACACCCCCGACGAGTG